GAGCCAAATTCAACGCGTAAATTTTTAATATCCAATAATGGTTTCATGTTGAATCTTTGCTCAGCGTTTTAACTTGGGATCCAGTGCATCGCGCAAGCCATCACCCATGAGGTTAAAGGCTAGTACGGAAATCAGAATAGCCAGACCAGGGAAGGTGACCACCCACCAGGCACTTTGTATAAATTCCATGGCACTGGCCAGCATAGAGCCCCATTCTGGTGTTGGCGGCTGCGCGCCAAGACCCAGGAAGCCTAGTGCTGCCGCATCCAGTATCGCCGTGGAAAATCCCAGCGTAGCCTGCACAATGATAGGAGCCGCGCAGTTGGGCAGCACGCAATTAAACATCAAACGCAAGTTGCCCGCTCCAGCTATGCGTGAGGCATTGACATAATCCTTGTTCAGCTCACCACTGACTGCTGCACGCGTTAACCTGGCATACGAAGGCATGAGGACGATGGCAATGGCATACATGGCATTCATCAGGCCGGGGCCGAGTATCGCGACGACTGCGATTGCCAGCAACAGACTGGGCAGGGCTTGCAGGATATCCATGAAGCGCACAATGATCGTTTCCAGCATGCGAGCAAAGCGCCCGGTCCAGCTACGTGAAAAACCGGCGATCAGACCCAGGGTCACACCCACGCCCATGGACAGGGTGACAGAGACCAGGCCTATAAACAGCGACAAGCGTGAGCCATGAATGAGGCGGGACAAGATATCGCGACCAACCGGATCAGTGCCAAGTATGAATTTACTACTGCCCGTTGCTGTCCATGCGGGCGGCACCAATGTGGATTCGCGAAACTGTTCTATGGCGGAATGTGGTGCTATCCATTCCGCGAACAGGGCGCATAAACTCATTATGCCAACCAGCACGAGGCCGATGACGGCACCGCGGTTTTGCTTGAAGTAATGCCAGAACTCAATCAAGGGATGTGGTGGCGACAAGCTTGCGGTAGCAGCTACGGTATTTGCAGGTAAATTGGTATTGCTCATAATTCTGCGATCAAGTCTTTTAAACGATGAGTGAAATTGGACATCACATTAATGGCGTATGCGCGGATTGATCACGCCATACAACACATCGACAATCAGGTTGACGGTGATGACGATGGTGGCGATCAGTAATATCCCACCCTGCACGGTCGGGTAATCACGCCTTTGTATCGCTTCGATCAACCACTTGCCTATACCTGGCCAGGAGAAGATGGTTTCAGTCAAAATGGCACCAGCCAGCAAGGTGCCGACTTGCATGCCGATGACCGTAATGACAGGGATAAGTGCATTACGCAAGGCATGCACCCAGACTACCCGCATCCATGACATGCCTTTGGCACGAGCAGTACGCACATAATCTTCCTTGAGTACTTCCAGCATGGCAGAGCGGGTCATGCGGGCAATCACGGCAAGTGGAATTGTGCCAAGTGCAATCGCCGGCAAGATCAGATGCATGACGGCTGATTTGAAAGCACCTTCTTCACCTGACAGCAGGCTATCGATCAGCATCAGGCCAGTCACATGCGGCAGGTCAAACAGAATATCGATACGGCCAGACACTGGCGTCCAGCCCAGGGTCACAGAAAACATCAGGATGAGCAAAAGCGCCCACCAGAAGATAGGCATGGAATAACCAGTCAGGGATGCTCCCATGACAGAGTAATCAAGAAAGCTATTGCGCTTCAGGGCGGCCAATATGCCCGCTGGCAATCCAAGCACAACCGCAAAAATAATCGCGCATAGCGATAATTCCAGCGTTGCCGGGAACAGGGTAAAAAATTCTTTGCTGACCAGTTCCTGGGTGATGATGGAACGACCCAGATCGCCTTGCAGAACTTTGCCCAGATAAGAAAAATACTGCTGGTACAAAGGTTGATCCAACCCATACAAATGCATGAGACTGGCATAGCGTTCTGCATCCATGCCGCGCTCACCTGTCATGGCTTCGACGACATTGCCGGGTATCAGATGTATCAAAGAAAAAACCAGCAGCGTGATGCCAAGGAAAGTAGGGATGACTACACCCAGGCGTCGGAGAATAAAACCCAGCATCGAAAAACCTTTTTTTAAGACAAGCCTACAAACAGCATCATAAAGACTGAAAAAGCAGCAAGCAGATACAACGATGGCACCAAATTGCAATTGTTCAGCAAAATTGGTGCCACGTGTTGTTCACCAGTAAGCAGTACTTATTTATCCAAATCTACTTTTTTAAAGTAATGATGGGCAGTTGAATCCATCTTGAAGCCAATTACATTTTTGCGTACCGGTGTATAACGCAAAGAATGTGCCAGCAGCAATAAAGGCGCTTCTTCCCTGACTATTTCTTGCGCTTTTTCGTAAAGCTTGGCCCTTTCAGACTGCTTAGGTGTCAATTTGGCTTTCTGGATCAGTTCTTCATAATCCTTATTGCACCATCTTGGAATATTGCCGCCACCTTTGACAGCTTCGCATCCCAAAATTGGCTCAAAGAAATTATCCGGGTCGCCATTGTCGCCGGACCAGCCAAACATCATGGCATGTTGCTCGCCAGTCTTGCTGCGCTTTTTATACTCTGTCCATTCGTAAGTTGTCAGCTTGGTTTTGACGCCAATTTTTGCCCAGTCTGCCTGTATCAACTCAGCCATACGTTTGCCGTCCGGGTTGTAGGGGCGGGATACAGGCAAATACCAGAGTTCAACTTCCAGGCCATTTGCATAACCAGCTTTTGCCAGCAAATCTTTTGCCTGGGCGATGTCGTAAGGATATTCCTTTATCTTATCGTTATACGACCACATCGTAGGCGGGATAACGTTTTTGGCGATTTGACCCGTACCCGCATAGACGGATTTCAATATCGATGCACGATCTACAGCCAGATTCAAAGCCTGGCGCACCAGCTTGTTATCGAAGGGTTTTTTCTCGACGTTGAAGCCGACGTAACCAATATTCAAACCTTGTTGTGACAACAGTTTGATATTTGGGTCGCTCTTCATCAATTCCACATCTGCCGGTTTTGGCAAGGCCATGACATGGCATTCGCCTGCTTTGAGTTTGGCGTAACGCACCGACGCATCCGGCGTGATTGCGTAAATCAGATTATCGATTTTCGGACGTCCATCCCAATAACCATCATGTGCCTTGTAGCGGATGATGGCATCTTTTTGATAGGAGACGAACTGGAAGGCACCTGTGCCTATGATTTCCTTATCGATCAGTTCTGGTGTTCCTGCTGCCTTCATTTTCTGCGCATATTCAGCTGAATGAACAGACATGAAATCCATCGTCAGCGTGGCGAGAAAAGGCGCTTCCTGACGCTTGAGTTTAAAACGTACGGTCAGGTCATCGACTTTTTCGAGTTTATCAACTATTTTGTTAATACCCAGATCCTGGAAGTAGGCATAGGTTTGACCTGGCGTGTTCTTATGGAAGGGATGATTTTCATCTGCCATGCGATAGAAGCTGAAAAGTATATCGTCGGCATTGAGGTCGCGGCTGGGTTTGAACTTGGCATTGCTGTGGAACTTGACACCTTTGCGCAGCTTGAAGGTATAGGTCAGTCCATCTGCAGAAATATCCCAGGATTCTGCCAGTGCAGGAGTGATATTGGTGGTGCCGGTTTCCATTTCCACCAAACGGTTATACATGGGCACTGAGCCAGCATCCGCCGTGGTGCCTGTGGTAAAGAACTGGGGATTAAAACCTTCTGGACTACCTTCAGAGCAAAAAACCAAAGTCTTGGCGGCCATTGCCGCGCCTGCATGCAAACCTGCAAAAGCGCCAATCACAACCAACGTGCCAGTCTTCAATAACCAATTACCTTTTTTCATCCAGACTCTCCACAGTGAATAAATACCAGTAAAAACGACAAAACGATTGTGCCATAGCAGACCCGCACAGATTTTTGTATTGTGCAGTAATTCGATAAGATTTGTATTTTTTTGTTACAAGGCCGAAGAAAATTTTGAAAACAAAATCGACAAATCACATAGCCACCATGGAATGCAATCTCTTACAAAGAAGATTTGCTCAGTGTTGCAAATATGATGCATAGTAGAGAATAAATTTTTTCACTTTTTTTGCGCGGAACCAAAAGATTGCTTGTGCCGTCAAAATCGATATGCGTTTCAGGTATAAGCAATTTACAAAAACAATGCACTTCACTATTCATCTCAGCGGTTCATGCATACTGACTTAGAAAAAATCAACTGGTCGGATGACATAATCCCCGATGTTATCGCAGAGTTTCCGGCAGGGTCTGGTCCGTTTCCTGCAGTGATATTGGCACCAGGTCTGCGCTATGACATGCACCGGCCAGTCATGGCACAAGTAGCCCATCACTTGCTGTTGCAAGGTTTTGCTGTATTCAGATTCAACTGGTCTTTTTATACTTCTGACGCGGCCCGTGGACAGCCTTTAGCAGATTTAATACCGGAGTTGCAGGACATGACATCAGTGTTGCGCCTGGCAACCAATGATGGGCGCATACAACAGCAGAATATTTCGATCGCAGGGAAATCTTTTGGCTCCATAGTCGCCTGGCGCTTTTTTCAGCAACAGCCTGCTGTGAAAAGCTGTGTGCTATTGACGCCCTTATGTGTGGCAGACAAATCTGGAGGGGATGAACTCAGCCTGGTGAAACAGAATTATCCCTGCGCTGAGCTAGAAAAAAGGCCAGTTCTTATGCTGGCCGGGAATGCAGATCCTTATTGCGAACTCGATACTCTGCGGGAGTTTGCCGGGCCCATGGCAGCACGATTCAAAATTGTCGTGCTGGAAGGTAATCACAGTATGGAGATACCTGATGAAGATACGACGGTGGCTACCAGCAAACTGGAGCGCAACCTGGCTTTGCTAGCCTGCCACATCCAGGGTTTCTTGCTTCAGTAAATTGAGTGCCACCAATACGGCGTTAATCTATGTGCTCCACCATTAACTGTACTCTGGTGACACCATTGTATTCATTGGCATCGAGCCTGAAGGCAACGTGGACGTTTTCAGGCAGGGTGTCGGTATGGCCAAACCAGATTGCATCATAGCGCAGCTTGTTTTTCTCCAGCACCAGTTTTAAATGGCGCTCTTTTAATATTCTCTGCGATATCAGTTTAAAGTCATCGCAAAATATGGGGGGAGGGAAACCTTGCCCCCATACTTGCGTATCCAGCAGGCGGATAAAGTCTGTCGTGTAATAGGCCTCTTCCAGTGGGCCATCAGTTTCTACCACCCGCTCAAGCT
This is a stretch of genomic DNA from Undibacterium sp. KW1. It encodes these proteins:
- a CDS encoding ABC transporter permease subunit → MSNTNLPANTVAATASLSPPHPLIEFWHYFKQNRGAVIGLVLVGIMSLCALFAEWIAPHSAIEQFRESTLVPPAWTATGSSKFILGTDPVGRDILSRLIHGSRLSLFIGLVSVTLSMGVGVTLGLIAGFSRSWTGRFARMLETIIVRFMDILQALPSLLLAIAVVAILGPGLMNAMYAIAIVLMPSYARLTRAAVSGELNKDYVNASRIAGAGNLRLMFNCVLPNCAAPIIVQATLGFSTAILDAAALGFLGLGAQPPTPEWGSMLASAMEFIQSAWWVVTFPGLAILISVLAFNLMGDGLRDALDPKLKR
- a CDS encoding ABC transporter permease subunit — encoded protein: MLGFILRRLGVVIPTFLGITLLVFSLIHLIPGNVVEAMTGERGMDAERYASLMHLYGLDQPLYQQYFSYLGKVLQGDLGRSIITQELVSKEFFTLFPATLELSLCAIIFAVVLGLPAGILAALKRNSFLDYSVMGASLTGYSMPIFWWALLLILMFSVTLGWTPVSGRIDILFDLPHVTGLMLIDSLLSGEEGAFKSAVMHLILPAIALGTIPLAVIARMTRSAMLEVLKEDYVRTARAKGMSWMRVVWVHALRNALIPVITVIGMQVGTLLAGAILTETIFSWPGIGKWLIEAIQRRDYPTVQGGILLIATIVITVNLIVDVLYGVINPRIRH
- a CDS encoding ABC transporter substrate-binding protein; this encodes MKKGNWLLKTGTLVVIGAFAGLHAGAAMAAKTLVFCSEGSPEGFNPQFFTTGTTADAGSVPMYNRLVEMETGTTNITPALAESWDISADGLTYTFKLRKGVKFHSNAKFKPSRDLNADDILFSFYRMADENHPFHKNTPGQTYAYFQDLGINKIVDKLEKVDDLTVRFKLKRQEAPFLATLTMDFMSVHSAEYAQKMKAAGTPELIDKEIIGTGAFQFVSYQKDAIIRYKAHDGYWDGRPKIDNLIYAITPDASVRYAKLKAGECHVMALPKPADVELMKSDPNIKLLSQQGLNIGYVGFNVEKKPFDNKLVRQALNLAVDRASILKSVYAGTGQIAKNVIPPTMWSYNDKIKEYPYDIAQAKDLLAKAGYANGLEVELWYLPVSRPYNPDGKRMAELIQADWAKIGVKTKLTTYEWTEYKKRSKTGEQHAMMFGWSGDNGDPDNFFEPILGCEAVKGGGNIPRWCNKDYEELIQKAKLTPKQSERAKLYEKAQEIVREEAPLLLLAHSLRYTPVRKNVIGFKMDSTAHHYFKKVDLDK
- a CDS encoding alpha/beta hydrolase produces the protein MHTDLEKINWSDDIIPDVIAEFPAGSGPFPAVILAPGLRYDMHRPVMAQVAHHLLLQGFAVFRFNWSFYTSDAARGQPLADLIPELQDMTSVLRLATNDGRIQQQNISIAGKSFGSIVAWRFFQQQPAVKSCVLLTPLCVADKSGGDELSLVKQNYPCAELEKRPVLMLAGNADPYCELDTLREFAGPMAARFKIVVLEGNHSMEIPDEDTTVATSKLERNLALLACHIQGFLLQ